One window of the Pseudomonas knackmussii B13 genome contains the following:
- a CDS encoding chemotaxis protein CheB, producing the protein MSEQAGARIAVLADTSLQRHVLQQALIGHGYRVVLNADPGRVDEAQLTECDTDLWLVDLAQQEDSPLVDSLLEQSSVPVLFGEGHAPERHSEHYPRWERRLVGKLRRLVGDPSANVAQSLEALLAEAQRPTRIALPEDLAASPLQAGEPARQVWLLAASLGGPAAVKAFLDALPGGLPLAFLYAQHIDPAFEANLPQAVGRHSQWHVNPARDADWLRCGEVVVVPVRQELGFADDGRMRLGERAWPEPYSPSIDQMMLNLAQRFGSRCGVIVFSGMCSDGSAAAAYVRRQGAEIWTQRADSCACSSMPDSLREGGYSSFSAEPRELAAALVNHLAAQCAATGVES; encoded by the coding sequence ATGTCTGAACAGGCTGGCGCAAGGATCGCGGTACTGGCCGACACTTCGCTGCAGCGCCATGTGCTGCAGCAGGCGTTGATCGGCCACGGCTATCGCGTGGTGCTCAACGCCGATCCGGGACGGGTCGACGAGGCGCAACTGACGGAGTGCGACACCGACCTGTGGCTGGTGGACCTGGCCCAGCAGGAGGACTCGCCTCTGGTGGACAGCCTGCTGGAGCAGTCCAGCGTGCCGGTGCTGTTCGGCGAGGGGCACGCTCCGGAACGGCACTCGGAACACTATCCGCGCTGGGAACGGCGCCTGGTCGGCAAGCTGCGCCGCCTGGTCGGCGACCCCAGTGCAAACGTCGCGCAGAGCCTGGAGGCGCTGCTCGCCGAGGCACAACGACCCACTCGCATCGCCCTGCCGGAAGACCTCGCGGCTTCGCCGCTGCAGGCCGGCGAGCCGGCGCGGCAGGTCTGGCTGCTGGCGGCCTCGCTGGGTGGTCCGGCTGCGGTCAAGGCTTTCCTCGACGCACTGCCTGGAGGTCTGCCACTGGCGTTCCTTTATGCGCAGCACATCGACCCGGCCTTCGAGGCGAACCTGCCGCAAGCCGTCGGCCGGCACAGCCAATGGCACGTCAATCCGGCGCGCGACGCCGACTGGCTGCGCTGTGGCGAGGTGGTGGTGGTGCCGGTGCGTCAGGAGCTGGGCTTCGCCGACGATGGCCGCATGCGCCTGGGTGAGCGTGCTTGGCCAGAGCCCTACAGTCCGTCCATCGACCAGATGATGCTCAATCTGGCCCAGCGCTTCGGTAGCCGCTGCGGGGTGATAGTCTTCAGCGGCATGTGCAGCGACGGCAGCGCCGCCGCCGCCTACGTACGCCGCCAGGGCGCCGAGATCTGGACCCAGCGTGCCGACAGCTGTGCCTGTTCGAGCATGCCCGACAGCCTCCGCGAAGGGGGCTACAGCAGCTTCTCGGCCGAACCGCGCGAACTCGCCGCGGCCCTGGTCAACCATCTGGCCGCGCAGTGTGCGGCCACCGGAGTGGAGTCATGA
- a CDS encoding chemotaxis protein CheW, translating to MNDLSVRQEAEPAAVANPPAVGDSPASLTGLLVPLADRTLLLPNVAVAELIPYRAPQAQPGLPAWYLGQVAWRDLRLPLLSFEAASNGHAQIGHGARVIVLNALGGRPHVKFLALLAQGIPRSCKVGPELARADLELAPLELAAVKIGDDVARIPDLVALEQKLADLGLL from the coding sequence ATGAACGATCTTTCCGTGCGCCAGGAAGCCGAGCCGGCCGCCGTCGCCAATCCGCCGGCCGTGGGCGATTCCCCGGCCAGCCTGACCGGCCTGCTGGTGCCTCTGGCCGACCGCACGCTGCTGCTGCCCAACGTGGCAGTAGCCGAGCTGATTCCCTACCGTGCACCGCAAGCCCAGCCGGGCCTTCCGGCCTGGTACCTCGGCCAGGTGGCCTGGCGCGACCTGCGCCTGCCGCTGCTGTCCTTCGAGGCCGCGTCGAACGGCCACGCGCAGATCGGCCACGGTGCCCGTGTGATAGTGCTCAACGCGCTGGGTGGCCGTCCCCATGTGAAGTTCCTGGCCTTGCTGGCCCAGGGTATTCCGCGCTCCTGCAAGGTCGGGCCGGAACTGGCGCGCGCCGACCTGGAGTTGGCTCCGCTCGAGCTGGCGGCAGTGAAGATCGGCGACGACGTGGCGCGGATTCCCGACCTGGTCGCGCTAGAACAGAAGCTCGCCGACCTCGGATTGCTCTGA
- a CDS encoding AraC family transcriptional regulator, whose translation MALRHAWLGDFEVASAELSGHRFDKHSHDEFVISANLRGAEQVWLDGRTFAAGPGDITVYNPGQIQGGGAADGEPWRFVSLYLPESTLAECLGLQRVAFDRPVLHHPHLAAELSCAVEQVLAPDSFVGERGEERLTLVLGELAQDVGTHLPRVSALGRRPVERLQELLAEHLCEPLGLDEMAAQLQVSKFHLLRAFKQHTGMSPRQWAMQLRTRRALALLRDGHSVGHAAHALGFADQSHLTRHFHAAYGVSPGRYQRVLRS comes from the coding sequence GTGGCGCTGCGGCATGCCTGGCTGGGCGATTTCGAAGTCGCCAGCGCCGAGTTGAGCGGGCACCGTTTCGACAAGCACAGCCACGACGAATTCGTCATCAGTGCCAACCTGCGCGGCGCAGAGCAGGTCTGGCTGGATGGCCGTACTTTCGCGGCCGGCCCTGGCGACATCACGGTCTACAACCCCGGGCAGATCCAGGGCGGCGGTGCCGCAGACGGCGAGCCCTGGCGCTTTGTCAGCCTCTACCTGCCCGAGTCCACGCTGGCCGAATGCCTGGGTTTGCAGCGTGTCGCCTTCGACCGTCCGGTGCTGCATCACCCACATCTGGCCGCCGAGCTTTCATGCGCGGTGGAGCAGGTGCTGGCTCCAGACAGTTTCGTCGGCGAGCGGGGCGAGGAGCGCCTGACCCTGGTGCTGGGGGAGCTTGCGCAGGACGTTGGGACCCATCTGCCGCGCGTTTCCGCGCTGGGTCGGCGGCCGGTGGAGCGCCTCCAGGAGCTGCTGGCCGAACACCTCTGCGAACCCCTCGGGCTGGACGAGATGGCCGCTCAGCTGCAGGTTTCCAAATTCCACCTGCTGCGTGCTTTCAAGCAGCACACGGGCATGAGCCCACGGCAGTGGGCCATGCAATTGCGCACCCGGAGGGCGCTGGCGCTGCTTCGCGACGGCCATTCCGTCGGGCATGCCGCGCACGCGCTGGGCTTTGCCGACCAGAGCCATCTGACCCGGCACTTCCACGCCGCCTATGGTGTCAGTCCAGGGCGTTATCAGCGCGTGCTGCGCAGCTGA
- a CDS encoding LysE family translocator, with protein MLAIFLAALLFGFAFNVSPGAVFSETLRRGLTGGFRPALLVQLGSLIGDAVWALVGLTGLALLLAHDQVRVPLTLACAAYLAWLGIQGLRDAWRPPLGEAEATAANGNAFASGAAISLSNPKNIVYWGALGSALAGIVEGAPSQAQSLVFFAGFMLSSLIWCFLCAGLVDWLRRNTSLFWHRVSYAGCGVLLLGLAGLALRGI; from the coding sequence GTGCTAGCCATCTTCCTCGCCGCCTTGTTGTTCGGATTCGCCTTCAACGTTTCGCCCGGCGCGGTGTTCAGCGAGACCTTGCGTCGCGGACTTACCGGCGGCTTCCGTCCGGCACTGCTGGTGCAGCTGGGGTCGCTGATCGGCGATGCGGTCTGGGCGCTGGTCGGGCTGACCGGACTGGCGTTGCTGCTGGCCCACGACCAGGTCCGTGTGCCGCTGACCCTGGCTTGCGCCGCCTACCTGGCGTGGCTTGGTATCCAGGGCCTGCGCGATGCCTGGCGCCCGCCGTTGGGCGAGGCGGAAGCGACGGCTGCCAACGGCAATGCCTTCGCTTCCGGCGCAGCCATTTCCCTGTCCAACCCGAAGAACATCGTCTATTGGGGCGCGCTGGGCAGCGCCTTGGCGGGCATCGTCGAGGGGGCGCCGAGCCAGGCGCAATCGCTGGTGTTCTTCGCCGGCTTCATGCTCTCGTCGCTGATCTGGTGCTTCCTGTGCGCCGGCCTGGTGGACTGGTTGCGGCGCAACACCTCGCTGTTCTGGCACAGGGTCAGCTATGCCGGTTGCGGCGTGCTGTTGCTGGGGCTGGCCGGATTGGCGCTGCGCGGGATCTGA
- a CDS encoding 16S rRNA (uracil(1498)-N(3))-methyltransferase: MRLSRFFIDAPLSLGQHELPEAQAHYIGRVLRHAVGDAVQLFDGSGQEFLGELIEVGKKSVRVELREAFAGLAESPLRIHLGQGLSRGERMDWAIQKATELGASEITPIISERCEVRLKDERADKRTAHWRQIAISACEQCGRSVLPQINAPITLAEWLQGVEAELKLVLHPVAEPLVSHAPPASLAFLIGPEGGLSDTEVEQARAGGFLAARLGPRVLRTETAPVVALSVAQQLWGDF; this comes from the coding sequence ATGCGCCTCTCCCGTTTCTTCATCGATGCTCCCCTCTCCCTCGGCCAGCACGAACTGCCCGAAGCCCAGGCCCACTACATCGGCCGCGTGCTGCGCCACGCCGTCGGCGATGCTGTGCAGTTGTTCGACGGCTCCGGCCAGGAATTCCTCGGCGAACTGATCGAAGTCGGCAAGAAGAGCGTGCGCGTGGAACTGCGCGAGGCCTTCGCCGGCCTCGCCGAATCGCCACTGCGGATCCACCTCGGCCAGGGCCTGTCGCGCGGCGAGCGCATGGACTGGGCAATCCAGAAGGCCACCGAGCTGGGCGCCTCGGAAATCACCCCGATCATCAGCGAGCGCTGCGAAGTGCGTCTGAAGGACGAACGCGCCGACAAGCGCACCGCGCATTGGCGGCAGATCGCGATCAGTGCCTGCGAGCAGTGCGGCCGCTCGGTGCTGCCGCAGATCAACGCCCCCATCACCCTGGCCGAATGGCTGCAGGGCGTCGAGGCGGAACTCAAGCTCGTCCTCCACCCAGTCGCCGAGCCGCTGGTAAGCCACGCGCCGCCGGCCAGCCTGGCCTTCCTCATCGGCCCCGAGGGCGGGCTGAGTGACACGGAAGTCGAGCAGGCACGCGCTGGCGGCTTCCTTGCGGCCCGTCTCGGCCCTCGCGTACTGCGCACGGAGACGGCTCCAGTGGTCGCGCTGAGCGTGGCGCAGCAGCTCTGGGGCGACTTCTGA
- a CDS encoding adenosylmethionine--8-amino-7-oxononanoate transaminase, translating to MGLNAEWMQRDLAVLWHPCTQMKDHERLPVIPIRRGEGVWLEDFEGKRYLDAVSSWWVNVFGHANPRINQRIKDQVDQLEHVILAGFSHQPVVELSERLVRLTPEGLSRVFYADNGSSGIEVALKMSYHYWQNIGQPSKKRFVTLTNSYHGETVAAMSVGDVALFTETYKSLLLDTLKVPSPDCYFRAEGQSWEDHSRVMFEHMERTLEQHHHEVAAVIVEPLIQGAGGMRMYHPIYLKLLREACDRYGVHLIHDEIAVGFGRTGSMFACEQAGITPDFLVLSKALTGGYLPMAAVLTTDKVYQAFYDDYSTLRAFLHSHTYTGNPLACTAALATLDIFEQDRVIEANKALAARMASSTAHLADHPHVAEIRQTGMALAIEMVQDKTSRAAYPWQERRGLKVYQHALERGAMLRPLGNVVYFLPPYVITPEEIDFLAEVASEGIDIACRDSVSVAVSGLYPDHRDPG from the coding sequence ATGGGCCTCAACGCCGAGTGGATGCAGCGCGACCTGGCGGTGCTCTGGCACCCCTGCACGCAGATGAAAGATCACGAACGCCTGCCGGTCATCCCTATCCGCCGCGGCGAGGGAGTGTGGCTCGAGGACTTCGAGGGCAAGCGCTACCTGGATGCGGTCAGTTCCTGGTGGGTCAACGTGTTCGGCCACGCCAACCCGCGCATCAACCAGCGCATCAAGGACCAGGTCGACCAGCTGGAGCACGTGATCCTCGCCGGCTTCAGCCACCAGCCGGTGGTCGAGCTGTCCGAGCGCCTGGTGCGCCTGACGCCGGAAGGCCTGTCGCGCGTCTTCTACGCCGACAACGGCTCCTCGGGCATCGAGGTGGCGCTGAAGATGAGCTACCACTACTGGCAGAACATCGGCCAGCCGAGCAAGAAGCGCTTCGTCACCCTGACCAACAGCTACCACGGCGAAACCGTGGCGGCGATGTCGGTCGGCGACGTCGCGCTCTTCACCGAGACCTACAAGTCGCTGCTGCTCGACACCCTCAAGGTGCCCAGCCCGGACTGCTACTTCCGCGCCGAAGGCCAGAGCTGGGAAGACCACTCGCGGGTCATGTTCGAGCACATGGAGCGCACCCTGGAGCAGCATCACCATGAGGTGGCGGCAGTGATCGTCGAGCCGCTGATCCAGGGCGCCGGCGGCATGCGCATGTATCACCCGATCTACCTCAAGCTGCTGCGCGAAGCGTGCGATCGCTACGGCGTGCACCTGATCCACGACGAGATCGCCGTCGGCTTCGGCCGCACCGGCAGCATGTTCGCCTGCGAGCAGGCCGGCATCACCCCGGACTTCCTGGTGCTGTCCAAGGCGCTCACCGGCGGCTACCTGCCGATGGCCGCGGTGCTGACCACCGACAAGGTCTACCAGGCGTTCTACGACGACTACTCGACCCTGCGCGCCTTCCTTCATTCGCACACCTACACCGGCAATCCGCTGGCCTGTACGGCAGCCCTGGCGACCCTCGACATCTTCGAGCAGGACCGCGTCATCGAGGCCAACAAGGCCCTGGCCGCGCGCATGGCCTCCTCGACCGCGCACCTGGCCGACCACCCGCACGTCGCGGAAATCCGCCAGACCGGCATGGCCCTGGCCATCGAGATGGTCCAGGACAAGACCAGCCGCGCCGCCTACCCGTGGCAGGAGCGCCGTGGCCTGAAGGTCTACCAGCACGCCCTGGAGCGCGGCGCCATGCTGCGCCCGCTGGGCAACGTGGTGTACTTCCTGCCGCCGTACGTGATCACCCCGGAGGAAATCGACTTCCTCGCCGAAGTCGCCAGCGAAGGCATCGACATCGCCTGCCGCGACAGCGTCAGCGTGGCGGTGAGCGGCCTTTACCCTGATCACCGCGATCCGGGCTAG
- a CDS encoding flavin monoamine oxidase family protein — MKMGWLRAASLLALSALSVVALGKDKQPTAIVVGGGLAGLSAAYELQHSGWDVTLLEAKPSIGGRSGLATSEWLGSAKVQPTLNSYLDTFKLKSVPAPDFVRTPGYLIDGIYYSNADLQQKLPTVAADLKRYEKSLDELSASVEDPLNPLANKTLFALDQMNVARWLDKLNLSPTGRMLVNQRIRSHYDEPSRLSLLYLAQQGRVYRGVDDRDLRAERLPGGSQVLAQAFVKQLKNIKTNARVSAIVQDKDGVTVKAGATSYKADYVVLAVPLRALGQIQLTPALDAKQQSALRDTNYGWRDQILMKFKRPVWDDKTRLSGEIYSDQGLGMIWVEPALKGAANVLINLSGDNARVMQAFGDRQMVDQVLIRMNKFYPKMRGAFDGYELRRYSTDVGTGGSYLAFGPGQISRFWRVWEQPSARVAFAGEHTDALYPGTIEGALRSGKRAAGQVRDLAAGKSVSIEAAAPAKAAEAPATTVAADGKKKGMFSWFTDLF, encoded by the coding sequence ATGAAAATGGGATGGCTGCGCGCGGCCAGTTTGCTGGCGCTTTCGGCGCTGAGCGTGGTGGCGCTGGGCAAGGACAAACAACCGACGGCGATCGTCGTGGGTGGCGGTCTGGCGGGGCTGAGTGCCGCTTACGAACTGCAGCATTCGGGCTGGGACGTGACCCTGCTCGAGGCCAAGCCGAGCATCGGCGGCCGTTCGGGCCTGGCGACCAGCGAGTGGCTGGGCAGCGCCAAGGTGCAGCCGACGCTCAATAGCTACCTGGATACCTTCAAGCTGAAGTCGGTGCCGGCGCCGGACTTCGTGCGTACCCCGGGCTACCTGATCGACGGCATCTACTACAGCAATGCCGACCTGCAGCAGAAGCTGCCGACCGTGGCGGCTGACCTGAAGCGTTATGAGAAGTCGCTGGACGAGCTGTCGGCGTCCGTCGAAGACCCGCTGAACCCGCTGGCGAACAAGACCCTGTTCGCGCTCGACCAGATGAACGTCGCGCGCTGGCTGGACAAGCTGAACCTGTCGCCCACCGGTCGCATGCTGGTCAACCAGCGCATCCGTTCGCACTACGACGAGCCGTCGCGTCTGTCGCTGCTGTACCTCGCCCAGCAGGGCCGGGTCTATCGCGGCGTCGACGATCGCGACCTGCGCGCCGAGCGCCTGCCCGGCGGCAGCCAGGTGCTGGCCCAGGCCTTCGTCAAGCAGCTGAAGAACATCAAGACCAACGCCCGCGTCTCGGCCATCGTGCAGGACAAGGACGGCGTCACCGTCAAAGCGGGCGCCACCAGCTACAAGGCGGACTACGTGGTTCTCGCCGTACCGCTGCGCGCACTCGGCCAGATCCAGCTGACCCCGGCCCTGGATGCCAAGCAGCAGTCCGCGCTGCGGGACACCAACTACGGCTGGCGCGACCAGATCCTGATGAAGTTCAAGCGCCCGGTTTGGGACGACAAGACCCGTCTCTCCGGCGAGATCTACAGCGACCAGGGCCTGGGCATGATCTGGGTCGAGCCGGCGCTCAAGGGCGCGGCCAACGTGCTGATCAACCTGTCCGGCGACAACGCGCGGGTGATGCAGGCCTTTGGCGACCGTCAAATGGTCGACCAGGTGCTGATCCGCATGAACAAGTTCTATCCGAAGATGCGCGGTGCCTTCGACGGCTACGAGCTGCGTCGTTACAGCACCGACGTCGGTACCGGCGGTTCCTACCTGGCCTTCGGTCCGGGCCAGATCAGCCGCTTCTGGCGCGTCTGGGAGCAGCCGTCGGCACGTGTCGCATTCGCCGGCGAGCATACCGATGCGCTCTATCCGGGCACCATCGAAGGCGCCCTGCGCAGCGGTAAGCGCGCCGCTGGGCAAGTCCGCGACCTGGCCGCCGGCAAGAGCGTGAGCATCGAGGCCGCTGCACCGGCCAAGGCTGCCGAGGCGCCGGCCACCACCGTCGCTGCCGATGGCAAGAAGAAGGGCATGTTCTCCTGGTTCACCGATCTGTTCTGA
- a CDS encoding cytochrome b, with protein sequence MQWRNSPSRYGLVSLFLHWGSALAVFGLFALGLWMRELDYYDAWYHRAPEIHKSIGILLLIALVLRVLWRFVSPSPPAPANHSPLVRKATKLGHLTIYLLLFAVMIAGYLISTAEGKPISVFGWFDVPATISGLHEQADVAGAIHLYLAWALVVLAVLHVLAALKHHFLDRDATLVRMLGRAKD encoded by the coding sequence ATGCAATGGCGTAACTCGCCCTCCCGTTATGGTCTGGTCAGTCTTTTCCTGCACTGGGGCAGCGCTCTGGCTGTCTTCGGTCTGTTCGCCCTGGGGCTGTGGATGCGCGAACTGGACTACTACGACGCCTGGTATCACCGGGCTCCGGAAATCCACAAGAGCATCGGCATCCTGCTGCTGATCGCACTGGTGCTGCGGGTGCTCTGGCGCTTCGTCAGTCCGTCGCCGCCGGCCCCGGCCAATCACAGTCCGCTGGTGCGCAAGGCCACCAAGCTCGGCCACCTGACCATCTACCTGCTGCTGTTCGCGGTGATGATCGCCGGCTACCTGATCTCCACCGCCGAAGGCAAACCCATCAGCGTCTTCGGCTGGTTCGACGTCCCCGCAACGATCAGCGGCCTGCACGAGCAGGCTGACGTGGCCGGGGCCATCCACCTCTACCTGGCCTGGGCCCTGGTGGTCCTCGCCGTGCTCCACGTCCTGGCGGCGCTGAAGCACCACTTCCTCGACCGTGATGCGACCCTGGTGCGCATGCT